The following coding sequences are from one Thermostichus vulcanus str. 'Rupite' window:
- a CDS encoding SAM-dependent methyltransferase, translated as MRTLPDTHTWLGTANPEFLELAIREIEAADAEAAVHRLESAPGLVWVCSQRSFAALAQDWQVAPPIFLRHICPVHQEYYCSKGSLTLPQLSLNDEVLKSLDPALTFSVQTRLFGELNLKPFQVNQALAEQVISATGSPLEVKDPQQILSVLILALADGIRVFIGLSKAAQNLSNWAGGIHRFRRDPGQISRAEFKLLEALQVFRVPMVRGGRALDLGAAPGGWTRVLRQYGQEVTAVDPAELDGRLAQDPGIHHRRLSAQAYLARHPGQFHLILNDMRMDGCDSARLMVAFAPHLEPAGAGVMTLKLPGHCRLQVLQQALGILQGTFPVVKARQLFHNRSEVTLYLRKESPASSSS; from the coding sequence TTGAGAACCCTACCCGACACCCATACTTGGCTGGGCACTGCCAACCCGGAGTTCCTGGAGCTGGCGATCCGAGAAATTGAAGCGGCGGATGCGGAAGCTGCTGTCCACAGGCTGGAGAGCGCACCCGGTCTGGTGTGGGTGTGTAGCCAACGCTCTTTTGCCGCTCTTGCCCAAGATTGGCAGGTGGCGCCCCCGATTTTCCTGCGCCATATCTGCCCCGTTCACCAGGAGTACTACTGCTCAAAGGGATCCCTGACTCTGCCCCAACTGAGCCTAAACGATGAAGTATTGAAAAGCCTGGATCCTGCGCTGACTTTTTCCGTGCAGACGCGCCTGTTTGGGGAGCTGAATCTCAAGCCGTTTCAGGTGAACCAAGCTTTGGCAGAGCAGGTGATCTCAGCTACAGGGTCTCCCCTAGAGGTCAAAGATCCCCAGCAAATTCTCTCGGTCCTGATCCTGGCTTTGGCGGATGGGATCCGGGTATTCATCGGTCTATCCAAAGCAGCGCAAAACCTCTCCAATTGGGCGGGTGGGATCCACCGTTTCCGACGGGATCCGGGGCAAATCAGCCGGGCGGAATTTAAGCTGCTCGAGGCCCTACAGGTGTTTCGGGTGCCGATGGTAAGGGGAGGCCGAGCTTTGGATTTGGGGGCGGCACCAGGGGGATGGACGCGAGTATTGCGACAGTATGGCCAAGAGGTTACGGCGGTGGATCCGGCGGAGTTGGATGGACGCCTAGCTCAGGATCCGGGTATTCATCATCGTCGCCTCAGCGCCCAAGCCTATTTGGCCCGTCATCCTGGCCAGTTTCACCTTATCCTCAACGATATGCGCATGGATGGGTGCGACTCGGCCCGGTTGATGGTGGCGTTTGCCCCCCATCTGGAGCCTGCGGGAGCTGGGGTGATGACCTTGAAGCTACCGGGTCACTGCCGCCTGCAGGTTCTTCAACAAGCCCTGGGCATTTTGCAGGGCACTTTCCCCGTTGTGAAAGCCCGACAACTCTTTCACAACCGCAGTGAGGTCACCCTCTACCTACGAAAAGAGAGCCCTGCCTCTTCCAGCTCTTAA
- a CDS encoding DUF427 domain-containing protein codes for MRPQPIPPQPGQESVWDYPRPPRLEPTSEWVEVIFNDQRIAKSQSCYRVLETSHPPVYYIPPADIQLQYLQPSPRTSFCEFKGSARYWTVQVGSQTAVDAAWSYPDPSPAFLPIRDYLAFYPGRMQECRVEGELVQPQPGGFYGGWITAKVVGPFKGGPGSWGW; via the coding sequence ATGCGCCCCCAACCCATTCCTCCACAACCCGGACAGGAATCCGTCTGGGATTATCCGCGCCCACCCCGCCTAGAACCCACCTCAGAATGGGTGGAAGTGATCTTTAACGATCAGCGGATTGCCAAAAGCCAAAGCTGCTATCGGGTTTTGGAAACCAGTCACCCGCCGGTGTACTACATTCCTCCCGCCGATATTCAACTGCAGTACCTCCAGCCCAGCCCGCGCACCTCCTTCTGCGAGTTTAAGGGATCCGCCCGCTATTGGACGGTACAGGTCGGCTCCCAAACCGCGGTCGATGCGGCCTGGAGCTACCCGGATCCCAGCCCAGCGTTTTTACCCATCCGCGACTACCTCGCCTTCTATCCGGGCCGGATGCAGGAGTGCCGGGTAGAGGGAGAACTCGTGCAGCCGCAACCGGGGGGTTTTTACGGCGGCTGGATCACCGCCAAAGTGGTGGGCCCTTTCAAGGGCGGGCCGGGCAGTTGGGGTTGGTAA
- the rpsN gene encoding 30S ribosomal protein S14, which yields MAKKSMIEREKKRQRLVDKYREKRQQLKAEMANPEIDQATRMELHAQLQKLPRASSRTRLRNRCWQTGRPRGYFRDFGLSRNSLREMAHRGLLPGVVKSSW from the coding sequence GTGGCTAAAAAGAGCATGATCGAGCGGGAGAAGAAGCGCCAACGCTTGGTCGATAAGTATCGGGAAAAACGCCAACAACTGAAGGCGGAGATGGCCAATCCAGAGATCGATCAGGCCACACGCATGGAGCTGCACGCCCAGCTGCAAAAACTCCCTCGGGCCAGTTCTCGCACCCGTCTGCGCAATCGCTGCTGGCAAACGGGCCGTCCGCGTGGCTATTTCCGAGATTTTGGCCTCTCCCGCAACAGCCTACGGGAGATGGCTCACAGGGGGTTGCTACCCGGTGTGGTCAAGTCCAGCTGGTAA
- a CDS encoding energy-coupling factor transporter transmembrane component T family protein, with protein MDILRNAPLGVYLEEPRTWLHRLDPRVKLFWLLSVLLSPILASNVWRLAVVVALLVLTAVARLPRRVWSRQLSFVLVLSLLTFGITSLAPDGLGVSPQPQRQDVQVVGYGLTGIPSSEPEEATRVWMAQTRRWPAPYRYRLVHFSLLGRTFQISRRSLSVALRLGTLMFTLLYATNLFLLTTASEEITEGIGRLLQPLKGWGLPIAEVILTLTLALRFLPLVMEEVQNLVRAVQTRDVRWGALSFRGGIQTLMALVERFFENLLLRAEQTATAMQARGLTGPDHPLRWHALQLRRLDRWMLALLPLFWLVRIVGFSRV; from the coding sequence GTGGATATTCTGCGCAATGCCCCGCTTGGGGTTTATCTAGAAGAACCTCGAACTTGGCTGCATCGCCTCGATCCGCGCGTCAAGCTGTTCTGGCTGCTGAGTGTATTGCTCAGCCCAATCCTGGCCAGTAATGTCTGGCGCCTAGCCGTGGTGGTGGCCCTGTTGGTGCTGACAGCCGTGGCCCGCTTGCCGCGGCGGGTCTGGTCACGCCAGCTCTCGTTTGTGCTGGTCTTGAGCCTGCTCACCTTTGGGATTACGAGCTTGGCGCCGGATGGGTTGGGGGTTTCGCCGCAGCCGCAACGACAGGATGTGCAGGTGGTGGGCTATGGGTTGACCGGGATCCCCAGTTCTGAACCAGAAGAGGCAACCCGAGTGTGGATGGCCCAAACTCGCCGATGGCCGGCTCCCTACCGCTATCGTTTGGTTCATTTCTCCTTACTGGGGCGAACATTTCAGATCTCCCGCCGTTCTTTGTCAGTAGCGCTGCGGCTGGGCACACTCATGTTCACGCTGCTCTATGCCACCAACTTGTTTTTGCTCACCACTGCCTCCGAAGAGATTACGGAAGGGATCGGGCGACTGTTGCAGCCTCTGAAAGGTTGGGGCTTACCGATTGCGGAGGTGATCCTCACCCTAACGTTGGCCTTGCGCTTTCTGCCTCTGGTGATGGAGGAGGTGCAAAACTTGGTGCGGGCGGTGCAAACACGGGATGTACGCTGGGGAGCCCTGAGTTTCCGGGGCGGGATCCAAACCTTAATGGCGCTAGTGGAACGGTTTTTTGAGAATCTGCTGTTGCGGGCCGAACAGACGGCTACGGCGATGCAGGCACGGGGCTTAACAGGCCCAGATCACCCGCTGCGCTGGCACGCCCTGCAACTGCGGCGGCTGGATCGCTGGATGCTGGCTCTCCTGCCCTTATTTTGGTTGGTACGGATAGTGGGCTTCAGTCGGGTTTAG
- a CDS encoding NfeD family protein: MVLPWIIIGLVLIAAELFLPELVAGSVGLAALLAGLLAYLGLPIWVQFSAWIGVSIVFIILSRRLVPHGSAQLEESREARAVTAIPAGERGRVSYLGSTWNAKCSIPTLEIQAGQDLYVVERQGNTLIVMPAKMLNS; the protein is encoded by the coding sequence ATGGTTCTGCCCTGGATCATCATCGGATTGGTTTTAATTGCAGCTGAATTGTTTTTGCCGGAATTGGTAGCTGGGTCTGTGGGCTTGGCGGCTCTTCTGGCAGGACTTTTGGCTTATCTGGGGCTGCCGATCTGGGTACAGTTTTCCGCCTGGATTGGCGTGTCGATTGTGTTTATCATCCTCAGCCGCCGATTGGTGCCGCATGGATCGGCTCAACTAGAAGAGTCCCGGGAGGCCCGGGCAGTAACCGCTATCCCAGCGGGTGAGCGGGGCCGTGTATCTTATCTCGGATCCACCTGGAATGCCAAGTGCAGCATCCCCACCCTGGAAATTCAAGCGGGGCAAGATCTATACGTGGTGGAACGACAAGGCAATACCTTGATCGTGATGCCGGCCAAGATGCTGAACTCCTAA
- a CDS encoding RNA-guided endonuclease TnpB family protein, with protein sequence MKRVTTTLKLKFLDLNVVKAEMFDQTVCATTELANELLRISPKERKALTTAKVVTPLKSALSNQVIRVLKGKAGQRVKHFKVFWPEVNNQNWKLHKIGSTYSVSFPTIQGDKRVPLEVSSSYYAERLERILAEQDCERGTLKLMQIRGVWYAVLSITWEVPEVSSTERLGVDRGQNRLAVAATRWGRAVFFGGGEVAYRRRRFQKRRAQLQQAGKYRALKRLERKEARWMRAVNHTVSRRIVRFANAVNADVWMEDLSGIRQSRQSQKARSDAGKSRHTWSYYDLERKVAYKLEMAGRTLHKRPAAYTSKTDHRTGLIGKRSGHLFTGQDGYCCDADWNAAINIARWDGFSCPLSLKEALPVIGRVGSGDGVVGNPLNSMNTLQSKVARG encoded by the coding sequence ATGAAACGGGTCACCACCACACTCAAGCTCAAGTTTCTTGACCTCAATGTGGTCAAAGCAGAGATGTTCGACCAGACGGTTTGTGCGACAACCGAACTGGCAAACGAACTGCTCCGCATCAGTCCGAAGGAACGAAAAGCATTGACAACCGCCAAAGTGGTGACACCACTCAAGTCGGCCCTCTCCAACCAGGTGATTCGTGTCCTGAAGGGGAAAGCCGGCCAGCGGGTCAAACACTTCAAAGTGTTCTGGCCAGAGGTCAACAACCAAAACTGGAAGCTGCACAAAATAGGCAGCACCTACTCAGTGAGCTTCCCCACAATTCAGGGTGACAAGCGGGTTCCCCTTGAGGTTAGCAGTTCCTACTATGCCGAGCGTCTTGAGCGCATCCTGGCCGAGCAGGATTGTGAACGGGGAACCTTGAAGCTGATGCAAATACGTGGGGTTTGGTATGCTGTTCTATCTATCACTTGGGAAGTTCCCGAAGTGAGCAGCACGGAGCGGCTGGGTGTTGACCGGGGGCAGAACCGTTTGGCGGTGGCGGCCACCCGTTGGGGTCGGGCGGTGTTTTTTGGGGGTGGAGAGGTAGCCTATCGTCGTCGTCGTTTCCAGAAGCGTCGCGCCCAGTTGCAGCAGGCGGGTAAATACCGAGCACTCAAGCGACTGGAGCGCAAAGAAGCCCGTTGGATGAGGGCGGTCAACCACACCGTTAGCCGTCGCATTGTGCGGTTTGCCAATGCGGTAAATGCAGATGTGTGGATGGAAGACCTCTCAGGTATCCGCCAATCCAGACAGAGCCAGAAGGCTCGCTCTGATGCCGGTAAGTCACGGCACACCTGGTCGTACTACGACCTAGAGCGGAAGGTTGCCTACAAGCTGGAGATGGCGGGTAGGACGCTGCATAAACGTCCTGCTGCCTACACATCCAAAACCGACCACAGGACAGGATTGATTGGGAAAAGGAGTGGGCATTTGTTCACCGGGCAGGACGGGTATTGCTGTGACGCGGACTGGAATGCCGCAATAAACATTGCTCGGTGGGACGGATTTTCGTGTCCTTTGAGTCTAAAAGAAGCCCTGCCCGTAATAGGCAGGGTCGGCTCAGGGGATGGGGTAGTTGGCAATCCCCTGAACTCCATGAATACCTTGCAGTCTAAGGTTGCAAGGGGCTAG
- a CDS encoding SH3 domain-containing protein: MTVRVALDYYRVLMLSARADEHQIEQAYQERLELKPGERSWLLQFSPEAVESRAQLIQEAAAVLLNPEARRNYDEHLTPADPTLTVEESLLPGVLCLHCESGEYQAALDLAQAMLDQGHPARFDAILSRAIGRLELGREAWQQGSYEEAALSLQAGLAELEEYQAFPQMQAEIRVDLGKLRPYRVLQLLSHEPDRAAVQSTLAEASKGSLEDPALLRQQGLSLLKAMLDERRGIEGTGQDGSGLSTEDFLRFIQRVRRQLTLKEQQELFEREAERPSMVATYLAAQVLLAGGYLDNRPALVRRARGYLTRLAQRQDVHLEQAICSLLLGRTEEALQHLQSAQEEEALQFIEEHSAGSPDQLPGLCRFTEKWFEVEVFPEFRDLETAQATLQAYFDNPQVQAYLDEMPSREDPLEGIPGMLSPQSPSPPQPHLPAMVGPRVTEQTQELNRPPSPLQRGGALSPPTTPLNTPRMADLPTYPSADGLEGHPYSDEPEIPPARSRASFRVSGTESYDLEGHRRNRSGPRRNRGRAGGGDPYRPAIPAGVRLAGVVSIGIISLIVIWQMLRGLFTPPPAPPIEQPQVQLDEPPVAINDSAQPEPTPPPEPELTGPLAEWQGVQQVRVISNDGINIRQQPSLTGAIVGAAPRQALLRVVEVQSGEGQVPVWLRIERDGAPGGWIAAQSGTTRLVERP, from the coding sequence ATGACGGTGCGGGTGGCCCTCGACTACTATCGGGTTTTGATGCTGTCGGCACGGGCAGATGAGCATCAGATTGAGCAAGCTTATCAGGAACGGCTCGAACTCAAGCCAGGAGAGCGTTCTTGGTTATTGCAGTTCTCGCCTGAGGCGGTGGAGAGTCGAGCCCAGTTGATCCAAGAAGCAGCGGCTGTGCTGCTCAACCCAGAGGCAAGACGCAACTACGATGAACACCTCACTCCGGCGGATCCCACTTTGACGGTGGAAGAGTCACTGCTGCCCGGAGTGCTCTGTTTGCACTGTGAATCCGGTGAGTATCAAGCCGCCTTGGATTTGGCGCAAGCGATGTTGGATCAGGGGCACCCCGCCCGTTTCGATGCGATTTTGTCGCGGGCCATTGGTCGTTTGGAGTTGGGGCGAGAAGCCTGGCAGCAGGGATCCTATGAAGAGGCTGCCCTTTCTCTGCAGGCCGGTTTGGCAGAGCTAGAGGAATACCAGGCGTTTCCACAAATGCAAGCGGAGATCCGGGTGGATCTGGGCAAGCTGCGCCCCTATCGCGTTTTGCAACTTCTCAGCCACGAACCCGATCGCGCAGCGGTGCAGAGCACCCTTGCTGAAGCCAGCAAGGGATCCTTAGAGGATCCGGCTCTGTTGCGGCAACAGGGACTCTCCCTCCTCAAGGCCATGTTGGATGAACGACGCGGCATTGAGGGTACTGGCCAGGATGGCTCCGGCCTCAGCACCGAAGATTTTCTGCGCTTTATCCAACGGGTGCGCCGTCAGCTCACCCTCAAGGAGCAACAGGAATTGTTTGAGCGGGAGGCTGAGCGGCCCTCCATGGTGGCGACCTACTTGGCGGCGCAGGTGTTGCTGGCGGGTGGCTACCTAGACAATCGCCCTGCTCTGGTCAGGCGAGCCCGTGGCTACCTGACTCGGCTGGCGCAGCGGCAGGATGTCCATCTAGAACAAGCCATCTGCAGCCTGTTGCTGGGTCGCACCGAGGAAGCCCTACAGCATCTACAATCAGCCCAAGAGGAAGAGGCGTTGCAGTTTATTGAAGAGCACTCCGCCGGATCCCCTGACCAACTGCCGGGGCTGTGCCGCTTTACGGAAAAGTGGTTTGAAGTGGAAGTCTTCCCGGAATTTCGGGATTTGGAAACCGCTCAAGCCACTCTGCAAGCCTACTTCGACAACCCTCAGGTTCAGGCTTACCTGGATGAGATGCCCAGCCGTGAAGACCCCCTGGAAGGGATCCCTGGGATGTTGTCTCCCCAATCCCCCAGCCCACCTCAGCCCCATTTACCCGCTATGGTTGGCCCGCGGGTTACGGAACAAACGCAGGAGTTGAATCGCCCCCCAAGTCCCTTACAACGGGGGGGAGCTCTGTCACCACCTACCACCCCTCTAAACACCCCTCGGATGGCGGATTTGCCCACCTATCCGAGTGCAGACGGGTTGGAAGGTCATCCCTATTCAGATGAACCTGAGATTCCCCCAGCCCGCAGTCGTGCCTCCTTTCGCGTTAGCGGGACGGAGTCCTATGACTTGGAGGGTCACCGCCGCAACCGCTCTGGGCCGAGAAGAAACCGTGGTCGCGCTGGCGGTGGGGATCCCTATCGCCCTGCCATTCCTGCTGGGGTTCGCCTTGCCGGGGTGGTGAGCATTGGCATCATTTCTTTGATCGTGATTTGGCAGATGTTACGGGGCCTATTCACCCCACCCCCAGCACCGCCAATTGAACAGCCGCAGGTGCAACTGGATGAGCCCCCGGTTGCCATTAACGACTCTGCCCAGCCAGAACCGACTCCGCCGCCGGAGCCAGAATTGACTGGCCCCCTAGCCGAATGGCAGGGGGTGCAACAGGTGCGGGTCATCTCGAATGATGGCATCAACATTCGCCAGCAACCTAGCCTGACGGGAGCCATTGTTGGGGCTGCCCCCCGTCAAGCTCTGCTGCGGGTGGTGGAGGTACAGTCTGGAGAAGGACAGGTTCCCGTGTGGTTGCGCATTGAGCGGGATGGGGCTCCCGGCGGCTGGATTGCCGCACAATCCGGTACCACTCGTTTGGTGGAACGACCCTGA
- a CDS encoding ribonuclease D, producing the protein MGLQPFQVCDEDLSAEVLEALAGETRLAVDTETMGLIPQRDRLCVVQIANASDEVVLLRLSRGVRQAPRLAQLMTDPGIEKIFHYARFDLGMLLYHLGIPVWPVFCTKIASKLARTYTNKHGLKEVVHELCGVELNKTAQSSDWGSVQALSAEQLEYAANDVRYLIPVRDKLALMLQREERWDLAQRCFQHLPTLVDLDLMGFSNIFEHQ; encoded by the coding sequence GTGGGCCTACAGCCTTTTCAAGTTTGTGATGAGGATCTCTCTGCTGAGGTTCTAGAGGCACTTGCTGGCGAAACCCGATTGGCAGTAGATACTGAAACCATGGGCTTGATCCCGCAACGGGACAGGCTCTGTGTTGTGCAAATTGCCAATGCCTCTGATGAGGTGGTGCTGCTGCGGCTGAGTCGCGGGGTCCGGCAAGCCCCTCGCTTGGCCCAGTTGATGACGGATCCCGGCATTGAAAAGATCTTCCACTATGCCCGTTTTGATCTGGGTATGCTGTTGTATCATCTCGGGATCCCGGTTTGGCCGGTGTTTTGCACCAAAATTGCTAGCAAACTGGCCCGCACCTACACCAACAAGCACGGCCTTAAGGAAGTGGTGCATGAGCTATGTGGGGTGGAGCTAAACAAAACGGCCCAAAGCTCGGACTGGGGATCCGTACAGGCTCTCTCTGCTGAGCAACTGGAGTATGCTGCCAACGATGTCCGGTATTTGATCCCGGTTCGGGATAAGCTAGCCCTCATGTTGCAACGGGAAGAGCGCTGGGACTTGGCACAGCGTTGTTTTCAACACTTACCCACGCTGGTGGATCTGGACTTGATGGGCTTTAGCAACATCTTCGAACATCAGTAG
- a CDS encoding Crp/Fnr family transcriptional regulator — MTANSPVSTSLAAVLAELKAVPMLAQISAASLQWLGSQVKLREVSAGQALFMQDAWGSVVYLMLSGWAKVRRAVRVRDGESVQDNSKTLAILGPGSWVGEMAVLDEAPRSRDVLALTTVRVAGIPAAIFSELMIQEPQLCYQLAISLSRRLRLTNLQADLSQQSPPVRLVHTLVQLGEAFGEKTPQGVRIFHPPLQDLADISQVSLEAATAVLDRFIRQGVVKLLPDQQSLLLVQYAKLVEATRLL, encoded by the coding sequence ATGACTGCTAATTCTCCTGTTTCCACCTCATTGGCTGCTGTTCTTGCCGAGCTAAAAGCGGTGCCGATGTTGGCACAAATCTCGGCGGCCTCTCTGCAATGGCTGGGATCCCAGGTGAAGTTGCGGGAGGTCTCAGCAGGACAAGCCCTGTTCATGCAAGATGCCTGGGGCAGTGTTGTTTATCTGATGCTTTCCGGTTGGGCGAAGGTGCGACGAGCGGTGCGGGTACGCGATGGAGAGTCCGTGCAGGATAACTCCAAAACCCTCGCTATTTTGGGGCCAGGCTCCTGGGTGGGGGAAATGGCGGTTTTGGATGAAGCCCCCCGCTCTCGGGATGTCCTGGCCCTAACAACGGTGCGGGTAGCCGGGATCCCGGCTGCGATTTTCAGTGAATTGATGATCCAAGAGCCGCAATTGTGTTATCAACTGGCCATTAGCCTCTCCCGCCGCCTGCGCCTGACCAACCTGCAGGCGGATCTCAGCCAGCAAAGCCCACCGGTGCGCCTAGTCCATACGCTGGTGCAACTGGGGGAAGCCTTCGGAGAGAAAACCCCTCAGGGGGTACGCATCTTTCACCCACCCCTACAGGATTTGGCGGATATTAGCCAAGTTAGCCTCGAGGCGGCAACGGCGGTGTTAGATCGCTTTATTCGGCAGGGGGTTGTGAAGCTATTGCCAGACCAACAATCCCTGCTATTGGTGCAGTATGCCAAGCTGGTGGAAGCCACCCGCCTGCTGTAG
- a CDS encoding ABC transporter ATP-binding protein yields MVAQDPSSPPSTRHGIPGQPVLEFRHVSLQYPGKGAPVTIIRDLNFSVEHSEFVSIVGPSGCGKTSLLKMVSGLNTNHGGTIYFQSQPINGPLKNVGMAFQNPVLLPWRNTLKNVLLPLEVVQPHKRTFKQNLAQHEKSALDLLATVGLDGFQNAYPWQLSGGMRQRASLCRALIHQPELLLLDEPFAALDAFTREDMWEMLQRLWMHTACTSILITHDLREAVFLSDTIYVMGPRPSEIIFSLKVDLPRPRPLEICLTDDFHHLVSEVRKHIRRSY; encoded by the coding sequence ATGGTTGCCCAAGATCCGTCATCCCCTCCCAGCACCCGCCATGGGATCCCGGGTCAGCCCGTTCTGGAATTTCGTCATGTCTCGCTGCAATACCCCGGTAAAGGAGCTCCCGTCACCATCATTCGGGATCTCAACTTTTCTGTGGAGCACTCTGAGTTTGTCTCCATCGTCGGCCCTAGTGGCTGTGGCAAAACGTCGCTGCTGAAAATGGTTTCGGGTTTGAATACCAACCACGGTGGCACCATCTACTTTCAATCGCAACCGATCAATGGCCCCCTGAAAAATGTGGGTATGGCCTTTCAAAACCCGGTGCTACTGCCCTGGCGCAACACCCTAAAAAATGTGCTGCTGCCTCTGGAGGTAGTTCAGCCCCACAAGCGCACCTTCAAACAAAATCTAGCCCAGCACGAAAAATCTGCCCTCGACCTACTGGCAACCGTTGGTTTGGATGGTTTTCAAAATGCTTATCCCTGGCAACTGTCGGGTGGCATGCGACAACGGGCTTCTTTGTGTCGCGCCTTAATTCATCAGCCGGAGTTGTTGCTGTTGGATGAACCCTTTGCGGCCCTGGATGCTTTCACCCGCGAGGATATGTGGGAAATGTTGCAGCGGCTGTGGATGCACACCGCTTGTACCAGCATTTTGATCACCCACGATTTGCGAGAAGCGGTGTTCCTCTCCGACACTATTTATGTGATGGGGCCGCGCCCGAGCGAGATCATCTTTTCCCTTAAGGTAGATCTGCCCCGCCCACGTCCACTGGAGATCTGCTTGACGGATGACTTTCACCACCTGGTTTCGGAAGTGCGCAAACACATTCGCCGCAGCTACTGA
- a CDS encoding ABC transporter permease: protein MKKSFDQFLNTKAASIILPAATIILSIVLWQVGVRLFNVPRFILPAPTEIIAAMNQWSQVIMRHSLITVGSTVLAFTLALVGGVLLGSIIGSSRLAYLSLYPLLVGFNTIPKVALVPLLAIWFGLGLIPAVITAFLLAFFPIAVNVAVGLETVETEMRDVLRSLGASAWEIFIKVGLPHSMPYLFASLKVSISSAFVGSVISETVASNGGLGYLIVSASSSFDVPLAFAGLIALGIMGILLYTFFAALERYVLAWRQ, encoded by the coding sequence ATGAAGAAATCATTCGACCAATTTCTAAATACCAAAGCGGCTTCGATCATCCTGCCCGCTGCCACCATCATCCTCAGCATTGTGCTGTGGCAGGTGGGGGTACGCCTGTTCAACGTTCCCCGCTTCATCTTGCCTGCGCCCACTGAGATCATCGCCGCCATGAACCAATGGAGCCAGGTAATTATGCGCCACTCCCTGATTACCGTGGGCTCGACGGTGCTGGCCTTTACGCTGGCTTTGGTAGGGGGAGTCCTGCTGGGATCCATCATCGGCAGTTCCCGCCTGGCCTATCTGTCTTTGTATCCGCTGCTGGTGGGCTTTAATACAATCCCAAAGGTAGCTTTGGTGCCCCTGTTGGCGATCTGGTTTGGTTTGGGCTTGATCCCAGCGGTCATTACGGCCTTTTTGTTGGCTTTTTTCCCGATAGCAGTAAATGTGGCGGTGGGGCTAGAAACAGTTGAAACGGAAATGCGGGATGTGCTGCGCTCTCTGGGGGCGAGTGCCTGGGAGATCTTTATCAAGGTGGGATTACCCCACAGTATGCCCTATCTGTTTGCCTCGCTGAAGGTCTCCATCTCTTCAGCGTTTGTGGGTTCGGTGATCTCAGAAACGGTAGCCTCTAATGGTGGCTTGGGCTATTTGATCGTCTCCGCCAGCTCCTCTTTTGATGTGCCCTTGGCCTTTGCTGGATTGATTGCCCTCGGTATTATGGGCATCTTGCTCTACACCTTCTTCGCGGCCCTAGAGAGATATGTGTTGGCTTGGCGGCAGTAG
- a CDS encoding sigma-70 family RNA polymerase sigma factor, with protein sequence MNAALSEISCQPWSVLVTSVPVRPEKLTDLDLVLLCQQGSQPHREAFAELMRRYQGHVDKVLYHLAPDWHDRHDLAQEVWIRAYRHLKRLQEPVKFRSWLGRIATNLFYDELRKRKRQQQPLSLDAPIQMRDSEMEWELPSESPSPHDHLTTCEFYEQLHQAVRDLPQAFRQTILLREIQGMAYEEIAEITGVSLGTVKSRIARARARLQSTLKPYLDGE encoded by the coding sequence ATGAATGCTGCCCTCAGCGAAATCAGTTGCCAGCCTTGGTCGGTTTTGGTGACGAGCGTGCCTGTGCGGCCCGAAAAGCTGACTGATTTGGATCTGGTGCTGCTTTGTCAGCAGGGATCCCAGCCCCACCGCGAGGCTTTTGCAGAGCTGATGCGTCGCTATCAAGGGCATGTGGATAAGGTGCTTTATCATCTGGCACCCGACTGGCATGACCGGCACGATTTGGCTCAGGAAGTGTGGATTCGTGCCTATCGCCACCTGAAGCGACTGCAGGAACCCGTTAAATTCCGCAGCTGGCTGGGTCGAATCGCCACCAACCTTTTTTACGACGAACTGCGCAAGCGCAAGCGGCAACAACAGCCTCTCTCCCTCGATGCCCCGATTCAAATGCGGGATAGCGAGATGGAATGGGAACTCCCCAGCGAGAGCCCCAGTCCCCACGACCACCTCACCACCTGTGAGTTTTACGAGCAATTGCACCAAGCGGTCAGGGATCTCCCTCAAGCCTTTCGCCAAACCATCCTGCTGCGGGAGATTCAGGGTATGGCCTACGAGGAGATTGCCGAAATTACAGGCGTATCTCTGGGTACAGTCAAGTCTCGCATTGCTCGTGCCCGCGCCCGTTTGCAATCCACCCTGAAACCTTATCTAGATGGTGAATGA